One window of the Nocardia huaxiensis genome contains the following:
- a CDS encoding rhodanese-like domain-containing protein, with translation MTALITREELAKEIAAGTVTVLDTLGGQYYAKAHLPGALELVEDDVETKAAQLLPDRSAAIVTYCSNAACGNSQVVASKLEALGYTNVRKYRDGIQDWSEAGLEIVTGG, from the coding sequence ATGACCGCACTCATCACCCGCGAAGAACTGGCGAAGGAGATCGCCGCCGGCACCGTCACCGTGCTCGACACCCTCGGCGGCCAGTACTACGCCAAGGCCCACCTGCCCGGCGCCCTCGAACTCGTCGAGGACGATGTGGAAACCAAAGCGGCGCAACTGCTTCCGGACCGGTCGGCGGCGATCGTGACCTACTGCTCGAACGCCGCCTGCGGCAACAGCCAGGTCGTGGCGAGCAAGCTCGAGGCGCTCGGCTACACCAATGTCCGCAAGTACCGCGACGGCATCCAGGACTGGTCGGAGGCCGGCCTGGAGATCGTCACCGGAGGCTGA
- a CDS encoding MarR family winged helix-turn-helix transcriptional regulator has protein sequence MPSKKSPSRPAAGAWSALLRVHATLVPELDAELRRTVGLPLNWYDVLLELDGVDRLRMSDLGERVVLSRTRVSRLVTELEAHGLVRRDANPDDGRSAFVAITAQGRERFREAAPRYIDGIERRLGARLEPEELDALATALHKLLGPTDLGTDLRRR, from the coding sequence GTGCCGTCGAAGAAGTCCCCGAGTCGTCCCGCCGCCGGAGCGTGGTCCGCGCTGCTGCGGGTACATGCCACCCTCGTCCCGGAGCTCGACGCGGAATTGCGCAGAACCGTTGGGCTGCCGCTGAACTGGTACGACGTGCTGCTCGAACTCGACGGCGTGGACCGGCTGCGCATGAGCGATCTGGGGGAGCGGGTGGTGCTCAGCCGCACCCGGGTGAGCCGGCTCGTCACCGAACTCGAGGCGCACGGGCTGGTGCGCCGCGACGCCAATCCGGATGACGGGCGATCCGCGTTCGTCGCCATCACCGCGCAGGGGCGCGAACGGTTCCGGGAAGCCGCGCCGCGCTATATCGACGGCATCGAACGCCGTCTGGGCGCACGCCTGGAACCGGAAGAACTCGACGCGCTCGCCACCGCGCTGCACAAGCTGCTCGGCCCCACGGACCTCGGCACGGACCTGCGCCGCCGCTAG
- a CDS encoding nuclear transport factor 2 family protein: MTQLDRTVQKFVDAVNSHDVDAFFETLTADASMSDDGAERNLAQWTDSEIFATNGHMKVESVGSPTEFVADYSNDRWGSMRTAWRFTVRDGLISRFETGQA, encoded by the coding sequence ATGACTCAACTCGATCGCACCGTCCAGAAGTTCGTGGACGCGGTGAACTCCCACGATGTGGACGCCTTCTTCGAGACGCTCACCGCCGACGCCAGCATGTCCGACGACGGGGCGGAACGAAATCTCGCCCAGTGGACCGACTCGGAAATCTTCGCCACCAACGGGCACATGAAGGTCGAGTCCGTGGGCAGTCCCACCGAATTCGTCGCCGACTACTCCAATGATCGCTGGGGGTCCATGCGCACCGCCTGGCGGTTCACCGTGCGGGACGGTCTGATCAGCCGATTCGAGACCGGTCAGGCCTGA
- the lpdA gene encoding dihydrolipoyl dehydrogenase, translating to MTSHYDVVVLGAGPGGYVAAIRAAQLGLRTAIVEQKYWGGVCLNVGCIPSKALLRNAELAHIFTKEAKTFGISGQASFDFGAAFDRSRKVADGRVKGVHFLMKKNKIDEFDGKGTFTGPKSLSVELTKGGSENITFDNVIIATGTVTKLLPGTSLSANVVTYEEQILTRDLPGSILIVGAGAIGMEFGYVLKNYGVDVRIVEFLDRALPNEDADVSKEITKAYKKLGITITTGAAVQSIDDDGSKVTVAIKDNKSGAIETVTVDKVLQAVGFAPRVEGYGLENTGVQLTDRGAIAIDDYMKTNVDGIYAIGDVTAKLQLAHVAEAMGVVAAETIAGAETLALGDYRMMPRATFCQPQVASFGLTEEQARAEGYDVKVATFPFTANGKAHGLGDPNGFVKLISDAKYGELIGGHLIGPDVSELLPELTLAQKWDLTVNELARNVHTHPTLSEALQEAIHGLAGHMINF from the coding sequence GTGACTTCCCACTACGATGTCGTCGTTCTCGGCGCTGGTCCCGGCGGTTACGTCGCCGCGATCCGTGCCGCTCAACTCGGCCTGCGAACAGCGATCGTCGAGCAGAAATACTGGGGTGGCGTGTGCCTGAACGTCGGGTGCATTCCGTCCAAGGCGCTGCTGCGTAACGCGGAATTGGCCCATATTTTCACCAAGGAAGCCAAGACGTTCGGTATTTCCGGGCAGGCGAGCTTCGACTTCGGTGCGGCGTTCGACCGCAGCCGCAAGGTGGCGGACGGCCGCGTCAAGGGCGTCCACTTCCTGATGAAGAAGAACAAGATCGACGAGTTCGACGGCAAGGGCACCTTCACCGGTCCCAAGTCGCTGTCGGTCGAGCTGACCAAGGGCGGCAGCGAGAACATCACGTTCGACAACGTGATCATCGCGACCGGCACCGTCACCAAGCTGCTGCCGGGCACCTCGCTGTCGGCCAATGTGGTGACCTACGAGGAGCAGATCCTCACCCGTGACCTGCCGGGCTCGATCCTCATCGTCGGCGCGGGCGCGATCGGCATGGAGTTCGGTTACGTGCTCAAGAACTACGGTGTGGACGTCCGCATCGTCGAGTTCCTGGATCGCGCGCTGCCGAACGAGGACGCCGATGTCTCCAAGGAGATCACCAAGGCGTACAAGAAGCTCGGCATCACCATCACCACCGGTGCGGCCGTGCAGTCCATCGACGACGACGGCTCCAAGGTCACCGTCGCCATCAAGGACAACAAGTCCGGCGCCATCGAGACGGTCACCGTCGACAAGGTGCTGCAGGCCGTCGGTTTCGCGCCGCGCGTGGAGGGCTACGGCCTGGAGAACACGGGCGTGCAGCTGACCGATCGCGGTGCCATCGCCATCGACGACTACATGAAGACCAATGTCGACGGCATCTACGCCATCGGTGACGTCACCGCCAAGCTGCAGCTCGCGCACGTGGCCGAGGCCATGGGCGTCGTCGCCGCGGAGACCATCGCCGGTGCGGAGACCCTCGCCCTGGGCGACTACCGCATGATGCCGCGCGCCACCTTCTGTCAGCCGCAGGTCGCCTCCTTCGGCCTCACCGAGGAGCAGGCCCGCGCCGAAGGCTACGACGTGAAGGTCGCCACCTTCCCGTTCACCGCCAACGGCAAGGCCCACGGCCTCGGCGACCCGAACGGCTTCGTCAAGCTCATCTCCGACGCCAAGTACGGCGAACTCATCGGCGGCCACCTCATCGGCCCCGACGTCTCGGAGCTGCTGCCCGAGCTGACCCTCGCCCAGAAGTGGGACCTCACGGTCAACGAGCTGGCCCGCAACGTCCACACCCACCCGACCCTGTCGGAAGCCTTGCAGGAAGCGATCCACGGCCTCGCCGGCCACATGATCAACTTCTGA
- a CDS encoding YncE family protein: MPETDTPTPARRRRGLWLVAGIVLAVAAAAAAVNFARGKYDDPVDSTTGGGASAVTENGGRTTIPVGYRGPGNWGLILDPAAHTLYVLDTVFEGRKAKGAVVSIVDLTANKVAGTIALPDLPRDIALDPGTRTLYAVTGEYDNPDAGAVIVVDVAARKITATIPTGQNAWKVAVDEKSHTAYILNCVRNCIDDPSADRPSTLSVLPSGATTVNPPIPFGDFATDFALDTDTNRAYIVNGHARVDVFDLATSAVAASIPLPLPNSYASEIRFDRATRTAFTSSWRWPELTLVDVDATTSRQLDRGGVNHEQYCTPYDFDNHALDGAAHTLYISCDGKGTVTAFDTETGAVTDTVQVADASSLAVDPNNHTLYVYGNGVVTVVPRGGAK; this comes from the coding sequence ATGCCGGAAACCGATACTCCGACACCTGCACGGCGGCGACGCGGGCTGTGGCTGGTGGCGGGCATCGTGCTCGCGGTGGCGGCCGCGGCCGCCGCCGTGAACTTCGCGCGCGGGAAGTATGACGATCCCGTCGATTCGACCACCGGAGGCGGAGCGTCGGCCGTGACCGAAAACGGCGGCCGCACAACGATTCCGGTCGGCTATCGCGGGCCGGGGAACTGGGGCCTCATCCTGGATCCGGCCGCGCACACGCTGTACGTCCTGGACACGGTTTTCGAGGGCCGCAAAGCCAAGGGCGCAGTGGTGTCGATCGTGGATCTGACCGCGAACAAGGTTGCCGGAACCATTGCGCTGCCCGATCTTCCACGTGATATCGCACTGGATCCCGGCACCCGCACCCTCTACGCGGTCACTGGCGAATACGACAATCCCGATGCGGGAGCCGTCATCGTCGTGGACGTCGCGGCCAGGAAGATCACCGCCACCATTCCTACCGGCCAGAATGCGTGGAAGGTCGCCGTCGACGAAAAGAGCCACACCGCCTACATTCTCAACTGCGTCCGCAACTGCATCGATGACCCGAGCGCCGATCGACCGAGCACGCTGTCGGTGCTCCCGTCGGGCGCAACCACGGTGAACCCGCCGATCCCGTTCGGTGACTTCGCCACCGACTTCGCCCTGGACACGGACACCAACCGCGCTTACATCGTGAACGGTCATGCGCGGGTCGACGTATTCGATCTGGCCACGAGCGCCGTCGCCGCCTCGATTCCGCTGCCGTTGCCGAACTCCTACGCCTCCGAGATCCGCTTCGACCGCGCGACCAGAACCGCCTTCACGAGCAGCTGGCGATGGCCGGAGCTCACCTTGGTCGACGTCGACGCGACGACCAGCAGACAGCTCGACCGTGGTGGGGTGAACCATGAACAGTATTGCACTCCTTACGATTTCGACAATCACGCACTGGACGGCGCGGCGCACACCCTCTACATCTCCTGTGATGGGAAGGGGACGGTCACCGCATTCGATACCGAGACAGGCGCGGTGACGGACACAGTGCAGGTCGCCGATGCCTCCAGCCTCGCGGTGGACCCGAACAACCACACCCTCTACGTCTACGGCAACGGCGTGGTCACCGTCGTTCCTCGGGGAGGGGCGAAGTGA
- a CDS encoding YncE family protein has protein sequence MSTACGSADGESATGTGVSATTGGAGGSVGRTTISIGDAERGSGLMVLDSRTRTLYAVDSVPAQTGTGGRENAVLSIVDLATETVIASIPLPAVPRDIAVDSAAHTLYAVSSPGGYEQLESGTVTVVDTNAKTITATIPTGKNSWQVEVDENTHTAYVLNCVRNCLAMDVSSEEPSTLTVIAPGDVAAGTPVPFGDYASGFVLDADRQRAYVATAAKRIDVIDLATLAKVAETPVPHWASDISFDRAGRTLFTGYWRWKELDLIEVDTSAVRSIDRPGCTDPSMVQTMDSSAHTLYATCPAADTVAVIDTRTGAVTGTVNIRSPEAVAVDPDTHTLYVYGAGEVSVISR, from the coding sequence GTGAGCACGGCGTGTGGAAGTGCGGACGGTGAATCCGCAACCGGGACCGGTGTTTCGGCCACGACCGGGGGCGCGGGTGGCAGCGTCGGCCGCACCACGATTTCGATCGGGGACGCGGAGCGGGGCAGCGGACTGATGGTGCTGGATTCTCGAACACGGACCCTGTACGCCGTGGACAGTGTTCCCGCGCAGACGGGCACCGGGGGCAGGGAGAATGCCGTGCTCTCGATTGTGGATCTCGCTACCGAGACGGTCATCGCGTCCATTCCGCTTCCGGCTGTGCCGCGTGACATCGCGGTGGATTCGGCTGCGCACACCCTCTACGCCGTATCCAGTCCCGGCGGTTACGAACAGCTGGAATCGGGGACCGTCACCGTTGTCGACACCAACGCCAAGACCATCACCGCCACTATTCCCACGGGGAAGAACTCCTGGCAGGTCGAGGTCGACGAGAACACCCATACCGCTTACGTTTTGAATTGTGTGCGGAACTGCCTCGCCATGGATGTGTCGTCGGAGGAGCCCAGCACGCTGACAGTGATAGCTCCGGGTGACGTCGCGGCAGGCACTCCGGTACCGTTCGGCGACTATGCCAGCGGGTTCGTGCTGGATGCCGACCGGCAGCGTGCCTATGTCGCGACCGCTGCCAAGAGAATCGATGTGATCGATCTGGCCACCCTGGCCAAGGTTGCGGAAACACCGGTTCCGCACTGGGCTTCGGACATCTCCTTCGATCGCGCGGGTCGGACGTTGTTCACCGGATACTGGCGATGGAAAGAGCTCGATCTGATCGAGGTCGACACCTCGGCCGTCCGGTCCATCGATCGGCCAGGCTGCACTGATCCCTCGATGGTGCAGACCATGGACAGTTCGGCACACACCCTCTACGCCACGTGTCCTGCCGCCGACACGGTTGCCGTGATCGACACGAGGACCGGAGCGGTGACCGGCACCGTGAATATCCGCAGTCCCGAGGCGGTCGCCGTGGACCCGGATACGCACACCCTGTACGTATACGGCGCGGGTGAGGTCTCCGTCATCTCCCGTTGA
- a CDS encoding nucleoside deaminase encodes MTDTTDLRYLERCIELASEALDAGDEPFGSILVAADGTVLAEDRNRVAGGDHTRHPEFELARWAAAHLAPEDRAKATVYTSGEHCPMCSAAHAWVGLGPIVYAASTIQLTAWLTEFGVAPGPVNPLPIQQIAPNIAVAGPFPELTDRVYALHRRFNGR; translated from the coding sequence GTGACCGACACAACCGACCTGCGGTACCTGGAGCGCTGCATCGAATTGGCAAGCGAGGCACTGGATGCGGGCGACGAGCCGTTCGGGTCCATCCTGGTGGCAGCGGACGGAACGGTACTCGCGGAGGATCGCAATCGCGTGGCGGGCGGCGACCACACCCGCCATCCCGAGTTCGAGTTGGCCCGCTGGGCCGCAGCGCATCTCGCCCCCGAAGACCGCGCGAAGGCCACGGTCTACACCTCCGGCGAACACTGCCCCATGTGCTCGGCCGCACACGCCTGGGTCGGCCTCGGCCCCATCGTCTATGCCGCCTCGACCATCCAGCTCACCGCCTGGCTCACAGAGTTCGGCGTCGCCCCGGGACCAGTGAATCCGCTGCCGATCCAGCAGATTGCCCCGAATATCGCTGTGGCAGGCCCGTTCCCGGAACTGACCGATCGCGTGTACGCCCTGCACCGCCGGTTCAACGGGAGATGA
- a CDS encoding winged helix-turn-helix transcriptional regulator, whose amino-acid sequence MSTRHSSLEVPGPDPADDPEALAADSADPTLEADVFARNCLSRPVLGNVASRWGVLALVALREGPYRFSALRRRVDGISERMLSQTLQALERDGMIHREVQTSIPPHVEYTLTDLGAQVAYHLHDLIDVLESNIGKIRAAQESYHRD is encoded by the coding sequence ATGAGCACGCGGCACTCCTCCCTCGAAGTCCCGGGCCCCGACCCGGCCGACGACCCCGAGGCCCTCGCCGCCGACAGTGCCGACCCCACCCTCGAGGCCGACGTCTTCGCCCGCAACTGCCTGTCCCGCCCGGTCCTCGGCAATGTCGCGAGCCGCTGGGGCGTCCTCGCCCTGGTCGCCCTCCGCGAAGGCCCCTACCGCTTCAGCGCCCTGCGCCGCCGCGTCGACGGCATCAGCGAACGCATGCTCTCCCAAACCCTGCAGGCCCTGGAACGCGACGGCATGATCCACCGCGAAGTCCAGACCTCCATCCCCCCGCACGTCGAATACACCCTCACCGACCTCGGCGCCCAGGTCGCCTACCACCTGCACGACCTCATCGACGTGCTCGAATCCAATATCGGCAAGATCCGCGCCGCCCAAGAGTCCTACCACCGGGACTGA
- a CDS encoding SDR family oxidoreductase, with the protein MTVAVTGASGQFGRLAVEALLREGADVVAVVRDPAKVADLAERGVQVRQASYDDPEALDRAFAGVDRVLLVSGTEFGQRVAQHTNVIRAAERAGVELLAYTSIPNAERNELILAQEHRGTEAVLAESSVPNVLLRNSWYWENYLGGLPHAVESGVLHGAAGTGRVAGAARADYAEAAAKVLTTDGHAGQVYELGGDERLTYAELAQAVSEAAGKPVRYENLPQADYAAALEQAGLPSGYAQALADADNGIAGGILDVTSGHLQKLLGRPATPAVEVFRAALN; encoded by the coding sequence ATGACCGTCGCGGTTACCGGAGCCAGCGGACAGTTCGGCCGTCTCGCCGTCGAGGCGCTGTTGCGGGAGGGGGCCGACGTGGTGGCGGTCGTGCGTGACCCCGCCAAGGTGGCCGATCTCGCGGAGCGGGGCGTGCAGGTGCGGCAGGCGAGCTACGACGATCCGGAGGCCCTGGATCGCGCCTTCGCGGGTGTCGATCGGGTGCTGCTGGTGTCCGGCACCGAGTTCGGTCAGCGGGTTGCCCAGCACACCAATGTGATTCGGGCGGCCGAGCGCGCGGGCGTCGAGCTCCTCGCTTACACCAGCATCCCGAATGCCGAGCGCAATGAGCTCATCCTGGCCCAGGAGCACCGCGGCACCGAGGCGGTACTGGCCGAGTCGTCCGTCCCGAATGTGCTGCTGCGCAACAGCTGGTACTGGGAGAACTACCTCGGCGGCCTGCCGCACGCCGTCGAATCCGGCGTGCTGCACGGCGCGGCCGGAACCGGTCGGGTGGCGGGCGCGGCACGCGCCGACTACGCCGAGGCCGCCGCCAAGGTGCTGACCACCGACGGCCACGCCGGGCAGGTGTACGAACTGGGCGGTGACGAGCGCCTCACCTATGCCGAACTGGCGCAGGCCGTTTCGGAGGCCGCCGGCAAGCCGGTCCGCTACGAGAACCTGCCGCAGGCCGACTATGCCGCCGCCCTGGAGCAGGCCGGTCTGCCGTCCGGCTATGCGCAGGCCCTGGCCGACGCCGACAACGGCATCGCCGGCGGCATCCTCGACGTGACCAGCGGTCACCTGCAGAAGCTGCTGGGCCGTCCCGCGACCCCGGCCGTGGAGGTGTTCCGCGCAGCGCTCAACTGA
- a CDS encoding helix-turn-helix domain-containing protein, translating to MVLDDNEFGQRLQRLRTQRGMTRPVLGDLAGRSAGWVKGLETGRLKMPRVPMLIRLAEILEVRDLTQLTGPQPLQRSAYGKAVHPALPKITEALASYPTEPSNEDADLSPRAIAARTQQAWALWHGAARQRSAIATVLPDLLRDTRVAVRQLDGTDRRKALVMLAQVYHLTQLYLSFQPPAALVLLSGDRAMTAAQDADNPYAMAAAAWYVNHVYRDAGEEHEARVELARQISGLLSPDKGGDDLAFWGVLRLAMALSYAKVGREGDALRYWDEADRAVKALGDNYVHPWLMFGRSMVDAYMITIQADLMHSGYAIRQAAKVDLSKMPSATRRSFHMAETARAHFMRDEALATVAMLTKANGESPDTLGFSLFAQTAVPDLVENGGATVRAEAERLASALGLDG from the coding sequence ATGGTTCTCGATGACAACGAATTCGGACAACGGCTCCAGCGCCTTCGCACGCAGCGAGGCATGACCCGTCCTGTACTGGGGGATCTGGCCGGCCGTTCGGCAGGTTGGGTCAAGGGGCTCGAAACGGGCAGGCTCAAAATGCCTCGTGTGCCGATGCTCATCCGGCTTGCGGAGATCCTCGAGGTGCGCGATCTGACGCAGCTGACCGGCCCGCAGCCATTGCAGCGTTCGGCGTACGGCAAGGCAGTGCATCCGGCGCTGCCGAAAATCACTGAGGCGCTTGCGTCGTACCCGACCGAGCCGAGTAACGAAGACGCCGACCTGTCGCCGCGGGCTATCGCAGCGCGTACGCAACAAGCCTGGGCGTTGTGGCATGGCGCGGCTCGCCAGCGTTCGGCCATCGCGACCGTCTTGCCGGATCTGTTGCGCGACACGCGCGTTGCGGTTCGGCAGCTGGACGGTACGGATCGCCGGAAGGCGCTCGTCATGCTGGCGCAGGTATATCACCTCACGCAGTTGTATTTGTCGTTCCAGCCGCCCGCCGCGCTCGTGCTGCTATCCGGTGATCGCGCGATGACCGCCGCGCAGGATGCTGACAACCCGTACGCGATGGCTGCCGCCGCGTGGTACGTGAACCACGTCTACCGCGACGCAGGCGAAGAACACGAGGCTCGCGTCGAACTGGCCCGGCAGATATCCGGACTTCTCAGCCCCGACAAGGGCGGCGACGACCTTGCGTTCTGGGGCGTGCTGCGGCTGGCCATGGCGCTGTCATACGCGAAGGTCGGTCGAGAGGGTGACGCACTGCGATACTGGGATGAGGCCGACCGAGCCGTTAAAGCGCTGGGCGACAACTACGTTCACCCGTGGCTCATGTTCGGCCGCTCCATGGTCGACGCTTACATGATCACCATTCAGGCCGACCTCATGCACAGTGGGTATGCGATCCGCCAGGCCGCGAAGGTCGACCTGAGCAAGATGCCCTCGGCCACACGACGCAGCTTCCACATGGCCGAAACCGCGCGAGCTCACTTCATGCGCGATGAAGCGCTGGCAACGGTGGCCATGCTGACCAAGGCGAATGGCGAATCGCCCGACACGCTCGGTTTCTCGCTGTTCGCGCAAACGGCGGTGCCCGACTTGGTCGAGAACGGCGGCGCAACGGTGCGGGCCGAAGCCGAGCGGCTCGCGTCGGCACTCGGTCTCGACGGGTGA
- a CDS encoding RNA polymerase sigma factor, with translation MNPPRSHEDSARRAVEAAWRIEWPRLVAGLTRLTGDIGAAEELAQDAHVAALEQWPRDGVPPNPGGWLMLTAKHRAVDRIRRDATFARKLPLLGHQLLIDDETATVETGADEIEDDLLRMIFTACHPVLSPAARAALTLRMVGGLTTPEIARAYLVAESTVAQRIVRAKRTIAAKRIPYEVPHGPELTERLDSVLEVIYLIFNEGYSATSGDRWARDELCEDALRLARILAALLPDQAEAHGLAALLELQASRLSARTDTGNSLVLLPDQDRTRWNRLYIRRGYAALARAHSVARAQGHPPGRYTLQAAIAAAHAMAPTAADTDWRRIAGLYAVLAQRFPSPIVDLNRAVAVAMVHGPAAGLDLADAVTATGELTNYHLLHAVRGDLLSRLHRYDEARDAFQRAADLTANTTEQSLLRTRAAEQSRD, from the coding sequence GTGAATCCGCCGCGGTCACACGAGGATTCGGCACGCCGGGCCGTCGAAGCGGCCTGGCGCATCGAGTGGCCGCGGCTGGTCGCCGGATTGACCCGGCTCACCGGCGATATCGGCGCGGCCGAGGAACTGGCGCAGGACGCGCACGTCGCCGCGCTGGAACAGTGGCCACGCGACGGCGTCCCGCCCAATCCGGGCGGCTGGCTCATGCTCACCGCCAAACACCGTGCGGTGGACCGGATTCGGCGCGACGCCACCTTCGCCCGCAAACTGCCGCTGCTCGGACACCAACTGCTGATCGACGACGAGACGGCGACGGTGGAGACGGGCGCGGACGAGATCGAAGACGATCTCCTGCGCATGATCTTCACCGCGTGCCACCCCGTACTGAGTCCCGCCGCACGGGCGGCACTCACCCTGCGCATGGTGGGCGGCCTGACCACCCCCGAGATCGCCCGCGCCTACCTCGTCGCGGAATCGACGGTGGCGCAACGCATCGTCCGTGCCAAACGCACCATCGCCGCCAAGCGGATCCCCTACGAGGTGCCGCACGGCCCGGAATTGACCGAACGCCTGGACTCGGTGCTGGAGGTCATCTACCTGATTTTCAACGAGGGGTATTCCGCGACCTCCGGCGACCGGTGGGCGCGCGACGAACTATGCGAAGACGCACTGCGATTGGCGCGCATTCTGGCAGCGCTGCTCCCGGATCAGGCCGAAGCGCACGGCCTCGCTGCGCTGCTGGAATTACAGGCGTCCCGCCTTTCCGCCCGCACCGACACCGGCAATTCCCTTGTCCTGCTGCCAGATCAGGACCGCACCCGCTGGAACCGCCTCTACATCCGCCGCGGCTACGCCGCGCTGGCGCGAGCACACTCGGTGGCCCGCGCCCAGGGTCATCCACCCGGCCGCTACACCCTGCAAGCCGCCATCGCCGCCGCACACGCCATGGCCCCGACCGCCGCCGACACCGACTGGCGCCGCATAGCCGGCCTGTACGCCGTACTGGCCCAACGCTTCCCGTCCCCGATCGTGGACCTGAACCGCGCCGTAGCCGTCGCCATGGTGCACGGCCCCGCCGCCGGCCTCGACCTCGCCGACGCCGTAACCGCCACCGGCGAACTCACGAATTACCACCTGCTGCACGCGGTACGAGGCGACCTCCTGTCCCGCCTGCACCGCTACGACGAAGCCCGCGACGCCTTCCAGCGCGCCGCCGACCTCACCGCCAACACCACCGAGCAATCACTCCTGCGCACCCGCGCCGCCGAGCAATCCCGCGATTAA
- a CDS encoding YciI family protein: MRHMVLIRLDPTTIPEGGPDADMVSEITALLEEMTKAGVLLDTNGLRPIEEATRLRQRPDGSAAVVDGPFTETKEIIGGYLLLQTRSTEEATEWSSRFLRLHDPSWDVELELRQLDHQD; the protein is encoded by the coding sequence ATGCGACACATGGTGCTGATCCGCCTCGACCCCACCACGATTCCCGAGGGCGGCCCCGACGCGGACATGGTCTCGGAGATCACCGCCCTGCTCGAGGAGATGACCAAGGCCGGCGTCCTGCTCGACACCAACGGCCTGCGCCCCATCGAGGAGGCCACCCGCCTCCGGCAGCGACCCGACGGTTCAGCGGCCGTCGTCGACGGGCCGTTCACCGAGACCAAGGAGATCATCGGCGGATACCTGCTGCTGCAGACCCGATCCACCGAGGAGGCCACGGAATGGTCGAGCCGCTTCCTGCGCCTGCACGATCCGTCCTGGGATGTGGAACTCGAGCTCCGGCAACTCGACCACCAGGACTGA
- a CDS encoding VOC family protein, which yields MKITASALSLNVADPAASAKFLIDHFGFAEQMSADGFVSLAREDAGFNVIYLRTGLPTFKPERIAGPAGQGLLVVFVVEDIDTEYERVQQEGAPIVTPIETEPWGERYFQTVDPNGVIIQLVQWV from the coding sequence ATGAAAATCACCGCTTCCGCCCTGTCCCTCAACGTCGCCGACCCGGCCGCCTCGGCGAAGTTCCTCATCGACCACTTCGGCTTCGCCGAGCAGATGTCAGCCGACGGCTTCGTCTCCCTGGCCCGCGAGGACGCCGGATTCAACGTCATCTACCTGCGCACGGGCCTGCCCACCTTCAAACCCGAACGCATCGCGGGCCCCGCCGGCCAGGGCTTGCTCGTGGTCTTCGTCGTCGAGGACATCGACACCGAATACGAACGCGTCCAGCAGGAAGGAGCGCCGATCGTGACCCCCATCGAAACCGAGCCCTGGGGTGAGCGCTACTTCCAGACCGTCGACCCCAACGGCGTGATCATCCAGCTCGTACAGTGGGTCTGA
- a CDS encoding GNAT family N-acetyltransferase has translation MPRSTPAIVATELFTRSAQPVIPAGDRLVLRPWLRRDAPEVYAAFQDPAIRRWHVRTADTEDEVDEWVQAWAHTWSRGVDANWAVADSRSGRIVGRVSLQHMVPTQGLAAVAYWVVPAARGRGVAPRAVNALTEWAFQQAGFHRLELRHSVHNPQSCRVAIKSGFLLEAVNRSAGLHEDGWHDMHLHARVAGDEDENLEFASAPTLPFRREFRG, from the coding sequence ATGCCGCGATCCACCCCGGCAATCGTTGCCACTGAGCTCTTCACGCGGTCGGCGCAGCCGGTGATCCCGGCGGGCGACCGGCTGGTGTTGCGGCCGTGGCTGCGCCGCGACGCCCCCGAGGTGTACGCCGCGTTCCAGGACCCGGCCATCCGGCGCTGGCATGTGCGCACCGCCGACACCGAGGACGAGGTCGACGAGTGGGTGCAGGCGTGGGCGCACACCTGGAGTCGCGGGGTGGACGCCAATTGGGCTGTGGCCGACAGTCGTTCGGGCCGGATCGTGGGCCGGGTGTCGCTGCAGCACATGGTGCCGACGCAGGGGCTGGCGGCGGTGGCCTACTGGGTGGTGCCGGCGGCGCGCGGCCGGGGTGTCGCGCCGCGTGCGGTCAACGCGCTCACCGAGTGGGCGTTCCAGCAGGCCGGATTCCATCGGCTGGAGCTACGCCACTCGGTGCACAATCCGCAATCGTGCCGGGTGGCAATCAAATCCGGGTTCCTGCTGGAGGCCGTGAACCGCAGCGCCGGGCTGCACGAGGACGGCTGGCACGATATGCACCTGCATGCCCGGGTCGCGGGTGACGAGGACGAGAACCTGGAGTTCGCGTCCGCGCCGACGCTGCCCTTCCGGCGGGAATTCCGCGGCTGA